In a single window of the Chitinivibrio alkaliphilus ACht1 genome:
- a CDS encoding ABC transporter ATP-binding protein, giving the protein MNRGIFATNLSGGYGAHTVLHNLSFYAHPGEIVGVIGPNGCGKSTLLKMCTGILPHTGTLLLGGKCLTSLTPKHRAQTVTLIPPRMAALNLTVFQYVSLGRTPYHSSHAPLWPRGEKKRVEKILTEVGILHLAHRKTTTLSSGEQQLAQCCRALCQDPDIYLFDEPLAHLDITHQGDILSLMHTMAHRGKTVVVVIHDLTVAGLFCSRLNLLNHGRIIAEGPAEEVLQEKHLHQVYQGNVSVGNPHMTTPVILPRIP; this is encoded by the coding sequence ATGAATAGGGGGATTTTCGCAACCAATCTCTCCGGAGGCTACGGAGCACATACGGTACTGCATAACCTCTCTTTCTATGCCCATCCCGGTGAAATAGTTGGAGTCATTGGTCCCAACGGCTGCGGTAAATCAACACTTCTGAAAATGTGTACGGGCATACTCCCCCATACGGGCACACTGCTGCTTGGCGGAAAATGCCTCACCAGCCTCACGCCGAAACACCGAGCACAAACAGTGACACTGATTCCCCCGCGTATGGCAGCGCTCAATCTTACGGTGTTTCAATACGTCTCTCTTGGAAGAACCCCCTATCATTCCTCCCATGCCCCCCTATGGCCTCGAGGAGAAAAAAAACGAGTAGAGAAGATCCTCACAGAAGTGGGTATTCTCCACTTGGCACATCGAAAGACAACAACCCTTAGCAGTGGAGAACAACAACTTGCCCAATGCTGCCGCGCCCTCTGTCAAGACCCGGATATCTATCTATTTGATGAACCCTTGGCCCATCTTGATATTACCCACCAAGGAGATATTCTCTCCTTAATGCACACCATGGCCCATAGAGGGAAAACAGTGGTTGTGGTTATTCATGATCTTACCGTGGCCGGACTCTTTTGCTCACGCCTTAACCTCCTCAATCATGGACGTATTATTGCCGAAGGACCTGCGGAGGAGGTCTTACAGGAAAAACATCTTCATCAGGTATATCAGGGAAATGTCTCAGTCGGGAATCCTCACATGACGACCCCCGTAATCCTTCCACGAATACCGTAA
- a CDS encoding FecCD family ABC transporter permease, whose translation MVRQNSLLLISGSILLLLVTGIVLLWSLSSGEYPLSLREILFHRNSFSEIDTTILYTLRMPRSMLAFSVGSSLATAGVILQAVYRNPMIEPYTLGISGGASFAVAMAVILPIPLIPPQILLPVAGFIGAMGVTLLLYIPTPGQSLVQRHTTILLRGIMISFLASSLVLLIISLSPAHTISEILNWLMGSLEQPFRPLVYLSGITSILGLLLALLSTASINALYLGFDEAHTLGISPQRILPLLFFLAAILTGVSVAATGIIGFVGLVIPHTVRIVTGNDHLPLLLFSWFGGGIFLLVCDTLARTLFVPIELPVGVLTGIIGAVVFLFLLKDTKGEYSL comes from the coding sequence ATGGTCCGTCAAAACTCATTGCTTCTGATTTCTGGCAGCATTCTGCTCCTCCTTGTCACGGGGATCGTACTTCTTTGGTCTCTCTCTTCTGGAGAGTACCCCCTTTCTCTTAGAGAAATCCTCTTTCATAGAAACAGCTTTTCGGAAATTGATACAACAATTCTTTATACCCTTCGAATGCCCCGGAGTATGCTCGCCTTTTCCGTAGGTTCTTCCCTGGCTACTGCTGGAGTAATTCTTCAAGCGGTGTACAGAAACCCCATGATTGAACCCTACACCCTGGGCATTTCCGGTGGAGCCTCTTTTGCCGTGGCCATGGCGGTTATCCTCCCCATACCCCTTATTCCTCCTCAGATACTGCTCCCTGTAGCTGGATTTATCGGCGCCATGGGAGTAACCCTTCTTCTGTATATTCCAACCCCGGGCCAAAGCCTTGTACAGCGACATACAACAATTCTCCTGCGGGGCATCATGATTAGCTTTCTTGCGTCATCCCTCGTATTGCTCATTATCTCTCTTTCTCCCGCCCACACAATCTCAGAAATACTCAACTGGCTTATGGGGTCCTTGGAGCAACCCTTTCGTCCCCTTGTATATCTTTCGGGAATTACCTCGATACTTGGTCTCCTACTGGCCCTTCTCTCTACAGCATCAATCAACGCCCTCTACCTTGGCTTTGATGAGGCTCACACCTTGGGTATTTCTCCGCAACGAATTCTCCCGCTTCTCTTTTTTCTCGCAGCAATTCTCACGGGAGTTTCCGTAGCTGCAACAGGTATTATCGGATTTGTCGGTCTTGTTATTCCTCATACCGTCCGAATAGTTACGGGAAATGACCACCTGCCGCTTCTGCTCTTTTCGTGGTTTGGAGGTGGTATTTTTCTTCTGGTATGTGACACCTTAGCACGAACACTCTTTGTTCCCATAGAGCTTCCAGTGGGAGTACTTACGGGCATTATCGGTGCAGTGGTCTTTTTGTTCCTCCTCAAAGACACAAAGGGAGAGTATTCCCTATGA
- a CDS encoding ABC transporter substrate-binding protein, producing MKESLTIVDKKCFFLLLMLVLQMHAEDLRIVSLSPAIDNYLASLGKTEYIVGTTSHSTVEDAQVVGDVLSLNVETVLRLQPDYILTTPITPQNKRTLLEQAGATVHVFDTPRSFSDLCRQYIAVASLVGDSLSAEKLCDSLLAQTDSLNKVSATHDGPTVFFQIGKDPLFTITQHSFIHDYLSLCGAKNIAADAVRGNYSMETLYRHNPDVIIATTMGQSQEKIRQYWQDHPSLKAVATDNVFIMDADSVCSPSPPMFMDVLFRINRILETHQ from the coding sequence TTGAAGGAGTCTCTCACAATCGTCGATAAAAAATGTTTCTTTCTTCTCCTTATGCTTGTGTTGCAGATGCATGCCGAAGACCTACGTATTGTCTCCTTATCCCCTGCCATTGATAACTACTTGGCATCCTTAGGAAAAACTGAATACATCGTAGGTACCACCTCGCACTCCACAGTGGAAGATGCACAGGTTGTGGGGGATGTGCTCTCCCTCAATGTTGAAACGGTCTTACGCTTGCAACCGGACTATATCCTAACTACGCCCATCACCCCCCAAAATAAACGTACTCTCTTAGAACAAGCCGGAGCAACTGTGCATGTTTTTGATACTCCTCGTTCTTTTTCAGATCTCTGTCGACAGTATATTGCCGTTGCCTCTCTTGTGGGAGACTCCCTCAGTGCTGAAAAGCTCTGCGACTCTCTCTTAGCACAAACAGACTCTCTCAACAAAGTAAGTGCTACGCACGATGGCCCCACGGTTTTTTTTCAAATTGGGAAAGATCCCCTTTTTACCATTACACAGCACTCCTTTATCCATGACTACCTATCCCTTTGTGGTGCCAAAAATATTGCTGCCGACGCGGTGCGGGGAAACTACTCCATGGAAACTCTCTATCGGCATAATCCCGATGTTATTATCGCCACAACCATGGGGCAAAGCCAGGAGAAAATACGGCAGTATTGGCAGGACCACCCTTCCCTGAAAGCTGTTGCAACGGATAATGTTTTTATTATGGATGCTGATTCTGTTTGCAGTCCCAGCCCGCCCATGTTTATGGATGTGCTATTTCGGATTAATCGTATTTTGGAGACACACCAATAG
- a CDS encoding HDIG domain-containing metalloprotein, whose product MKQQKRSTRTITHLNKSRPPFEGRNYKFVLAIVLFIAALILTFPYEQGAQKSSYPTVGEVSPKTIIAPYTFEVLKNDTLLRLEEQRLLADAYPVYTYDEKKRQRAQNHALYIFSQIDTILSFDSIEHKEAKSFLDSLGLFTYREAKALRANQDAVKAAQQQISSMIDRGIRAPMPETLPTPEDDRLLDKLRKNTIHRDIRVYTGDDTTVVSKDSLYSRPEVYDAVLSELPSVDQSKNMYFTSALYKIMDQIFLDTYTFEPAKTLHTVEEALEEIDSVKTKVIENVEIVRKHQRVDHHTHEILSTLQSMEEQTRAEDSRQQILKNISALLLLSLLSVLIITFLRQFIPLDLTADTYFLLLSCMTALQLFIIRGAYLFFPTLFLENSTTATTSLEILFNGVPMLVGVFLASMLFNRETGLLISVFFAVYLGIATEFNFISVIKILITGGIASHMAHSIRYRKDYLRIVLLLTLINTVVVSLAIYYNYELTPHLTMIAAAFAFSDVFFSVIITILLLPLIESRFSITTDMKLLELADMSHPLMKRLSIEAPGTYNHSILVANLAESASDEIGTNSLLCRVAAYYHDIGKLEKDPRNFIENQGNCENPHDHMPPHESARLIIDHVEMGVRLAKKHQLPGSIISAIQEHHGDACMQYFYNKALHTNPEEIPARETYYYTGPKPQTAETAILLLADSLEAASRSYSGDSMANLDGFIKKIIYEKIRLGLLEESTLTFDDIHKMTRGFSRILEGVSHNRR is encoded by the coding sequence ATGAAACAACAAAAAAGATCCACCAGAACTATTACACATCTTAACAAGTCGCGTCCCCCCTTTGAAGGACGGAACTATAAGTTTGTCCTTGCAATCGTTCTTTTTATAGCGGCGCTTATTCTCACCTTTCCCTATGAACAGGGTGCACAAAAGAGTAGCTATCCCACCGTGGGAGAAGTTTCTCCCAAAACAATTATTGCCCCCTATACCTTTGAAGTTTTAAAAAATGACACCCTTCTTCGTCTTGAAGAACAACGTCTTCTTGCTGATGCCTATCCCGTATACACCTACGATGAGAAAAAACGACAACGGGCACAAAACCATGCACTCTACATTTTCTCACAAATTGATACCATCCTCTCCTTTGATAGCATTGAACACAAAGAAGCGAAATCATTTCTCGACAGCCTCGGCTTGTTTACGTACAGAGAGGCAAAGGCTCTGCGAGCAAATCAGGATGCTGTAAAAGCTGCGCAACAGCAAATATCTTCAATGATTGACCGTGGCATACGTGCTCCCATGCCGGAAACACTCCCCACCCCTGAAGATGATCGGTTATTAGATAAGTTACGAAAAAACACTATCCATCGAGATATCCGTGTATATACAGGTGATGACACAACCGTAGTTTCAAAGGATTCCCTATACAGCAGGCCAGAAGTGTATGATGCGGTCTTGTCAGAGCTGCCTTCCGTGGACCAATCAAAAAACATGTACTTTACCTCTGCATTGTATAAGATAATGGACCAGATTTTTTTGGACACCTACACCTTTGAACCCGCTAAGACCCTGCACACAGTGGAAGAAGCACTTGAAGAGATAGATTCAGTAAAAACAAAGGTCATTGAAAATGTTGAAATAGTTCGAAAACATCAACGGGTAGATCATCATACCCATGAAATCCTTTCTACGCTACAATCCATGGAGGAACAAACAAGGGCAGAAGATTCACGGCAGCAAATATTGAAAAATATATCTGCCTTGCTCCTCTTATCTCTTCTCTCCGTGCTCATAATCACCTTTCTTCGCCAATTCATCCCCTTAGACCTCACCGCCGACACCTATTTTCTTCTGCTATCGTGCATGACTGCTCTCCAGCTTTTTATTATCCGCGGTGCCTACCTTTTCTTTCCAACCCTTTTTCTTGAAAACAGTACCACAGCAACAACCTCTTTGGAAATTCTTTTTAACGGTGTTCCCATGTTAGTGGGAGTATTTCTTGCATCAATGCTCTTTAATCGTGAAACAGGACTTCTTATCAGTGTTTTTTTTGCAGTCTACCTTGGTATTGCCACGGAGTTCAATTTTATTTCAGTCATTAAAATCCTTATCACGGGAGGAATTGCCTCACATATGGCTCATTCCATCCGATACAGGAAAGATTATCTGCGCATTGTACTTCTTCTCACCCTCATCAATACGGTTGTGGTATCTTTAGCCATCTACTACAATTATGAATTAACTCCTCATCTTACCATGATCGCCGCCGCCTTTGCCTTCTCCGATGTATTCTTTTCCGTAATTATCACCATTCTTCTTCTTCCTCTCATTGAATCTCGATTCAGTATCACCACGGATATGAAGCTCCTTGAGCTTGCTGATATGAGTCATCCCCTTATGAAACGGCTCTCCATTGAAGCACCTGGTACATACAACCACTCCATACTAGTAGCTAATTTGGCAGAATCTGCCTCAGATGAAATTGGTACAAACTCACTGCTCTGTAGAGTAGCAGCGTACTACCACGATATCGGGAAACTTGAAAAGGATCCCCGTAATTTTATTGAGAATCAGGGTAATTGTGAAAACCCCCATGACCATATGCCTCCCCATGAGAGTGCACGTCTGATAATTGACCATGTAGAAATGGGCGTACGCCTTGCAAAAAAACATCAATTACCGGGAAGTATTATCTCTGCCATACAGGAGCATCATGGAGACGCCTGTATGCAGTATTTCTACAATAAGGCCCTTCATACAAATCCTGAAGAGATCCCTGCACGGGAAACCTATTATTACACCGGTCCGAAACCGCAGACGGCAGAAACTGCAATTCTTCTTTTGGCAGACTCTCTCGAAGCTGCCTCACGCAGTTACTCTGGTGATTCCATGGCCAATCTTGATGGGTTTATTAAGAAAATCATTTATGAAAAAATTCGTCTCGGTTTATTAGAAGAATCAACCCTGACCTTTGATGACATACACAAAATGACCCGGGGATTTTCCCGTATTCTTGAAGGAGTCTCTCACAATCGTCGATAA
- a CDS encoding co-chaperone GroES, with product MTHAEKEILVIGDRLLIAPARDGEKTSGGLYLPQSVEKKNAVKSGIVVQTGPGYLIPASLEQDEWHEHEDAPRYIPLQVQKGDFVLFLKKQAIEIEYDEKTYMIVQQSDILTIIRDKILGSL from the coding sequence ATGACACATGCGGAAAAAGAAATTCTTGTAATCGGAGACAGACTTCTCATTGCACCAGCACGTGACGGAGAAAAGACATCTGGCGGGCTATACCTTCCCCAAAGCGTAGAAAAAAAGAACGCCGTAAAATCCGGTATCGTTGTACAAACAGGTCCCGGCTATCTCATCCCCGCTTCTCTGGAACAGGATGAATGGCATGAACATGAGGACGCTCCCCGGTACATACCGTTACAGGTTCAGAAAGGAGATTTCGTACTGTTCCTTAAAAAACAGGCCATTGAAATAGAGTACGATGAAAAAACATATATGATTGTTCAACAAAGTGATATTCTGACCATTATCCGGGATAAAATATTGGGATCACTCTAA
- a CDS encoding D-2-hydroxyacid dehydrogenase, with protein sequence MKITVLDGHALNPGDLSWDQLRTFGEVDIYENTTQDMVIARLKESDIAIINKVILSPEILQKLPHLSLVAVTATGVNNVALETAKQLGITVCNVPAYSTDSVAQMVFAHILASTNRVREHSDSVKQGEWERAEQFSYWKYPLMELAGKQMGIIGFGNIGKAVATIAKAFGMHICCHTRTVPEEDVPNVTFMDKESLFAHSDIVVLTCPLTEETHHIINSETLKQMKKTALLINTGRGDLIDETALAQALTHGEIAHAGVDVLHEEPPVSGSPLISAPNTMITPHIAWASFEARTRAMEITCKNIEQFCAGTPQNSVV encoded by the coding sequence ATGAAAATAACTGTTCTTGATGGACACGCTCTCAACCCAGGAGACCTCTCGTGGGACCAACTACGTACATTTGGAGAGGTTGACATATACGAAAACACTACACAGGACATGGTTATAGCACGCCTCAAAGAAAGCGATATCGCTATTATCAACAAAGTAATTTTGTCTCCGGAGATTCTTCAAAAATTGCCTCATCTTAGCCTTGTGGCAGTCACTGCAACGGGAGTGAACAATGTGGCTCTGGAAACAGCAAAGCAACTGGGTATTACCGTATGTAATGTTCCTGCCTATAGTACAGACTCCGTGGCACAAATGGTATTTGCCCACATACTTGCCAGTACAAACCGCGTTCGGGAACACTCAGATTCCGTAAAACAGGGTGAATGGGAACGGGCAGAACAATTCTCCTACTGGAAATACCCACTTATGGAGCTTGCAGGAAAACAAATGGGAATCATCGGTTTTGGAAATATCGGAAAAGCCGTAGCCACCATTGCGAAGGCCTTTGGTATGCACATTTGTTGCCACACACGCACCGTGCCAGAAGAGGATGTACCGAATGTAACATTTATGGACAAAGAGTCTTTATTCGCTCACAGTGACATTGTGGTATTAACCTGCCCCCTCACAGAAGAGACACATCACATCATTAATTCAGAAACCTTGAAACAGATGAAAAAAACCGCCCTTCTTATCAATACAGGTCGTGGAGATCTCATAGATGAAACAGCCTTGGCACAAGCCCTTACCCATGGAGAGATTGCCCACGCCGGCGTTGATGTACTCCATGAAGAACCTCCCGTGTCAGGATCCCCCCTTATCTCAGCGCCCAATACCATGATAACCCCCCATATTGCGTGGGCCAGTTTTGAAGCACGCACGAGAGCTATGGAAATCACCTGCAAAAATATCGAACAATTTTGCGCCGGAACCCCTCAAAACAGCGTCGTATAA